Proteins encoded within one genomic window of Streptomyces sp. NBC_01314:
- a CDS encoding MarR family winged helix-turn-helix transcriptional regulator, producing MSREQQDLLSRTALGVFHLNGQFLSVAEELARPAGLTAAWWQVLGAVLPEPLSVAGVARAMGITRQSVQRVADLLVDRGLAEYVPNPAHRRAKLLAPTPAGHAAIARIDPGHATLAARLAEALGEEEFAETVRVLERLSGALEHLAAVSEPDAAPTAVTEP from the coding sequence GTGAGCCGTGAGCAGCAGGACCTCCTCAGCCGAACCGCCCTCGGGGTCTTCCATCTGAACGGTCAGTTCCTTTCCGTGGCCGAAGAGTTGGCGCGACCGGCGGGGCTGACGGCCGCCTGGTGGCAGGTGCTGGGCGCGGTGCTGCCCGAGCCGCTGTCCGTAGCCGGGGTCGCCCGTGCCATGGGCATCACCCGGCAGAGCGTCCAGCGGGTCGCCGATCTCCTCGTCGACCGGGGCCTCGCCGAGTACGTCCCGAACCCGGCCCACCGCCGAGCCAAGCTCCTCGCCCCGACCCCCGCCGGCCACGCCGCGATCGCGCGGATCGACCCCGGCCACGCCACCCTGGCCGCGCGCCTCGCGGAAGCGCTGGGGGAGGAGGAGTTCGCCGAGACCGTACGGGTGCTCGAACGGCTGTCGGGTGCCTTGGAACACCTCGCGGCGGTATCGGAGCCCGACGCGGCACCGACCGCTGTTACGGAACCGTAG
- a CDS encoding dolichyl-phosphate beta-glucosyltransferase encodes MSTALKAGGAQASVDLSVVVPAYNEEDRLAPTLDSIISHLSASEAAARWEVVVVDDGSTDGTADVVAAVTARDARVQLVSGGPRNRGKGHALRLGVLASQGRRVLLTDADLAAPIDELERLDKALSDGHTAAIGSREAPGASIEHHQHRLRETLGRAGNLLIRGVAVPGIRDTQCGFKLFDGDRSREAFAASRLDGFGIDVEILRYFRRSGWPVVEVPVRWSHQPGSKIRPSDYARVLGELAVLRARSVRPADAFAVAFFLLMAVALHIGRRLDPNGRYLPDSLQDQNQWEWFFAVTADNLVHLRNPLFTTFQGFPDGVNLMANTVMLGLSVPLAPVTLALGPAVTLALVMTLGLAATAAAWYWLIVRRVARHRGAAFAGAALAAFAPPMVSHANAHPNFVVLFMIPLIIDRALRLCTGARTQRDGIVLGLMVAYQIFLGEEPLLLAAMGMLLFAAAYGLVRRDAARASLRPLLKGLGIAVLVGLPLAAFPLSWQFFGPQSYGNIAHGDRAGNSPLALLSFAERSLLAGDKERADALSLNSTEQNAFYGWPLVLLALGIVVRLWEHALVKALAFTAVAAAVLSLGPEIRLPRTDLVLPGPWTLLAGKPLFESVIEGRIAMICAPVLGMLLAIAWERLTAVPSLGTRYTGFMAITLALLPIVPAPLKSVERAEVPAFIADGTWKSYVDARAGETLVPVPLPDSGNAEALRWQTTAGFGFRMPGGYFNGPFGEERVGIYGAVPRHTSKLLRDVRYSGKVPVIGVNWRAQARKDFAYWHAGALVLRPQPYDEQVREAVEKLVGRPGKWVGGVWVWDLHEGD; translated from the coding sequence ATGAGCACAGCCCTCAAGGCGGGCGGTGCGCAGGCGAGCGTCGACCTCTCCGTCGTCGTGCCCGCCTACAACGAGGAGGACCGGCTCGCCCCCACGCTCGACTCGATCATCAGCCATCTCTCGGCGAGCGAGGCCGCCGCCCGCTGGGAGGTCGTCGTCGTCGACGACGGGTCGACGGACGGTACGGCCGACGTCGTGGCCGCCGTCACCGCCCGCGACGCCCGGGTCCAACTCGTCTCCGGCGGACCCCGCAACCGGGGCAAGGGCCATGCACTGCGGCTCGGTGTCCTCGCCTCGCAGGGCCGCCGGGTCCTGCTCACGGACGCCGATCTCGCCGCGCCCATCGACGAGTTGGAGCGGCTCGACAAGGCCCTCTCCGACGGGCACACGGCCGCGATCGGCTCGCGCGAGGCGCCCGGCGCAAGCATCGAGCACCATCAGCACCGGCTGCGCGAGACACTCGGGCGGGCCGGGAACCTGCTCATACGCGGGGTCGCGGTGCCCGGCATCCGCGACACCCAGTGCGGTTTCAAGCTGTTCGACGGCGACCGCTCCCGCGAGGCGTTCGCCGCCTCCCGGCTCGACGGGTTCGGCATCGACGTGGAGATCCTCCGGTACTTCCGCCGCAGCGGCTGGCCCGTCGTCGAGGTCCCCGTCCGCTGGTCCCACCAGCCCGGTTCGAAGATCCGGCCGAGCGACTACGCCCGTGTCCTCGGCGAACTCGCCGTCCTGCGGGCCCGTTCCGTCCGCCCGGCCGACGCCTTCGCCGTCGCCTTCTTCCTCCTGATGGCGGTGGCCCTCCACATCGGCCGCCGGCTCGACCCGAACGGCCGCTACCTCCCCGACTCCCTCCAGGACCAGAACCAGTGGGAGTGGTTCTTCGCGGTCACCGCCGACAACCTCGTCCACCTCCGCAACCCGCTCTTCACCACCTTCCAGGGCTTCCCCGACGGCGTGAACCTGATGGCCAACACGGTCATGCTGGGCCTGTCGGTCCCCCTGGCGCCCGTCACGCTCGCCCTCGGGCCGGCCGTCACGCTCGCCCTCGTGATGACCCTCGGCCTCGCCGCCACGGCCGCCGCCTGGTACTGGCTGATCGTGCGAAGAGTCGCACGGCACCGGGGCGCGGCCTTCGCGGGAGCGGCCCTCGCCGCCTTCGCGCCGCCGATGGTCAGCCACGCCAACGCGCACCCGAACTTCGTCGTCCTGTTCATGATCCCGCTGATCATCGACCGGGCGCTGCGCCTGTGCACGGGCGCCCGGACCCAGCGGGACGGGATCGTCCTCGGCCTGATGGTGGCCTACCAGATCTTCCTCGGCGAGGAACCCCTCCTCCTCGCCGCGATGGGCATGCTGCTGTTCGCCGCCGCGTACGGGCTCGTACGGCGGGACGCGGCACGCGCCTCCTTGCGGCCGCTCCTCAAGGGCCTGGGCATCGCGGTCCTCGTCGGGCTCCCCCTCGCCGCCTTCCCTCTCAGCTGGCAGTTCTTCGGCCCGCAGAGTTACGGGAACATCGCGCACGGCGACCGTGCCGGCAACAGCCCGCTCGCCCTGCTCTCCTTCGCCGAACGCTCACTCCTCGCCGGCGACAAGGAACGGGCGGACGCGCTCTCCCTCAACTCCACCGAACAGAACGCCTTCTACGGCTGGCCGCTGGTCCTCCTGGCCCTGGGCATCGTCGTACGCCTGTGGGAGCACGCCCTGGTGAAGGCGCTGGCCTTCACGGCGGTCGCCGCCGCCGTCCTCTCCCTCGGCCCCGAGATCCGCCTCCCGAGGACGGACCTCGTGCTGCCCGGCCCGTGGACGCTGCTCGCCGGGAAGCCACTGTTCGAGTCGGTCATCGAGGGCCGGATCGCGATGATCTGCGCCCCGGTCCTGGGCATGCTGCTGGCGATCGCCTGGGAGCGACTCACCGCCGTGCCGAGCCTCGGCACCCGGTACACCGGCTTCATGGCGATCACCCTCGCCCTGCTCCCCATCGTCCCGGCCCCACTGAAGTCCGTGGAACGCGCCGAGGTCCCCGCGTTCATCGCGGACGGCACCTGGAAGTCGTACGTCGACGCCAGGGCCGGCGAAACCCTGGTGCCCGTGCCGCTGCCGGACTCGGGCAACGCGGAGGCCCTGCGCTGGCAGACCACGGCCGGATTCGGCTTCCGGATGCCCGGCGGCTACTTCAACGGCCCGTTCGGCGAGGAACGCGTCGGCATCTACGGCGCCGTCCCCCGCCACACCTCCAAACTGCTGCGTGACGTCCGCTACAGCGGCAAGGTCCCGGTGATCGGCGTGAACTGGCGGGCGCAGGCCCGAAAGGACTTCGCGTACTGGCACGCGGGCGCTCTGGTGCTGCGCCCGCAGCCGTACGACGAGCAGGTGCGCGAGGCGGTGGAGAAGCTCGTCGGGCGACCCGGTAAATGGGTGGGCGGTGTGTGGGTATGGGACCTGCACGAAGGGGACTGA
- a CDS encoding diacylglycerol kinase family protein, with protein sequence MVTPDQLLVVVDPLARRTDGEAVRIAKDVLSAGAASTKVCLPEGPEEFARALIRRGSRRLVVIGDDRALLRAVALLHRRRELAACALSLIPVGSALGLAHTLGVPTGAVAAARAALDGVERRLDLLVDDSDGVVLGMLRIPVLPGAPPPDLAEGTAAATDTGQGPGGGTGPRTGAGTGTDRGPAAGASPDDGSSPGHHSWLRAWPQSLARTLSTRPTRPARLTRPLRPARIRVAAGGGAGPSRLRVEVDGVLLVDLDQPVEAVSITPGIDGGADIEIRPVSVGAEAAPLHAVGHRVTVSGADFRYRADSLVAGPVRTRTWTVREGAWGLTLPG encoded by the coding sequence GTGGTGACTCCCGACCAGCTCCTCGTGGTCGTCGACCCCCTCGCCCGTCGCACGGACGGCGAGGCTGTACGGATCGCGAAAGACGTGCTCAGCGCGGGTGCGGCGAGTACGAAAGTATGTCTTCCGGAGGGGCCCGAGGAATTCGCGCGGGCGCTCATCCGACGCGGCTCGCGGCGGCTGGTGGTGATCGGCGACGACCGCGCGCTGCTGCGGGCGGTGGCTCTTCTGCACCGTCGGCGGGAGCTGGCGGCGTGCGCCCTCTCCCTGATCCCCGTGGGTTCCGCCCTGGGTCTCGCCCACACCCTCGGCGTGCCCACCGGCGCGGTCGCGGCGGCCCGCGCCGCCCTCGACGGTGTCGAGCGCCGGCTCGACCTGCTCGTCGACGACAGCGACGGGGTGGTGCTGGGCATGCTGCGCATCCCGGTCCTGCCCGGTGCGCCCCCGCCGGACCTGGCCGAGGGGACGGCGGCGGCCACCGACACGGGCCAGGGACCGGGCGGAGGTACGGGCCCCAGGACGGGCGCCGGCACGGGAACGGACCGGGGACCGGCGGCGGGCGCGTCGCCGGACGACGGTTCGTCGCCCGGCCATCACTCCTGGTTGCGCGCCTGGCCGCAGTCCCTCGCCCGTACGTTGTCGACGCGTCCGACGCGGCCCGCCCGGCTGACCCGTCCCCTGCGACCGGCGCGCATACGGGTCGCCGCCGGGGGCGGTGCCGGGCCCTCGCGGCTGCGGGTGGAGGTGGACGGGGTGTTGCTCGTCGACCTCGACCAGCCCGTGGAGGCCGTGTCGATCACGCCCGGCATCGACGGCGGCGCCGACATCGAGATCCGGCCGGTGTCGGTGGGCGCCGAGGCGGCCCCGCTGCACGCGGTCGGCCACCGGGTGACCGTGTCCGGCGCGGACTTCCGCTACCGGGCGGATTCCCTGGTGGCGGGGCCGGTACGGACGCGGACGTGGACGGTACGGGAGGGGGCCTGGGGGCTGACGTTGCCTGGGTGA
- a CDS encoding aspartate aminotransferase family protein has product MTPQPNPQAGAAVKATDRAHVFHSWSAQELIDPLAVAGAEGSYFWDYDGKRYLDFSSGLVYTNIGYQHPKVVAAIQAQAATMTTFAPAFAVEARSEAARLIAERTPGDLDKIFFTNGGADAVEHAVRMARLHTGRPKVLTAYRSYHGGTQQAVNLTGDPRRWASDTGSAGVVRFWAPFLYRSRFHAETEEQECARALEHLETTITFEGPSTIAAIILETVPGTAGIMVPPPGYLAGVREICDKYGIVFVLDEVMAGFGRTGTWFAADLFDVVPDLMTFAKGVNSGYVPLGGVAISPAIAETFARRPYPGGLTYSGHPLACAAAVATLGVMEEEGVVTHAATLGASLIAPALRELAERHPCVGEVRGTGMFWALELVKNKETREPLVPYNAAGEANAPMLAFGAAAKANGLWPFINMNRTHVVPPCNITETEAKEGLAALDAALSVADEHTV; this is encoded by the coding sequence ATGACCCCTCAGCCAAACCCCCAGGCCGGCGCCGCGGTGAAGGCCACGGACCGTGCGCACGTGTTCCACTCCTGGTCCGCGCAGGAACTCATCGACCCGCTCGCCGTCGCCGGCGCGGAGGGCTCGTACTTCTGGGACTACGACGGCAAGCGGTACCTCGACTTCTCCAGCGGCCTCGTCTACACGAACATCGGCTACCAGCACCCGAAGGTCGTCGCGGCGATCCAGGCGCAGGCGGCGACGATGACGACGTTCGCCCCGGCGTTCGCCGTCGAGGCCCGCTCGGAGGCGGCCCGGCTGATCGCGGAGCGCACCCCGGGCGACCTGGACAAGATCTTCTTCACCAACGGCGGCGCCGACGCGGTCGAGCACGCCGTCCGGATGGCCCGACTGCACACCGGCCGCCCCAAGGTGCTGACCGCGTACCGCTCGTACCACGGTGGTACCCAGCAGGCCGTGAACCTCACGGGCGACCCGCGCCGCTGGGCCTCCGACACCGGCTCGGCCGGGGTCGTGCGCTTCTGGGCGCCCTTCCTCTACCGGTCCCGTTTCCACGCGGAGACGGAGGAACAGGAGTGCGCGCGGGCGCTGGAACACCTGGAGACGACGATCACCTTCGAGGGGCCGTCGACCATCGCCGCGATCATCCTGGAGACCGTCCCGGGCACGGCCGGGATCATGGTCCCGCCGCCGGGCTATCTGGCCGGGGTCCGGGAGATCTGCGACAAGTACGGGATCGTGTTCGTCCTGGACGAGGTCATGGCGGGCTTCGGGCGGACGGGCACCTGGTTCGCCGCTGACCTCTTCGACGTCGTACCCGATCTGATGACCTTCGCCAAGGGCGTGAACTCGGGTTACGTCCCCCTCGGTGGCGTGGCCATCTCCCCCGCCATCGCCGAGACCTTCGCCCGGCGCCCCTACCCCGGCGGTCTCACGTACTCCGGCCACCCGCTGGCCTGCGCCGCCGCCGTGGCGACGCTCGGCGTCATGGAGGAGGAAGGGGTCGTCACCCACGCGGCCACCCTCGGCGCCTCGCTCATCGCACCGGCACTCCGCGAACTCGCCGAGCGCCACCCCTGCGTGGGCGAGGTGCGCGGCACCGGGATGTTCTGGGCGCTGGAACTGGTCAAGAACAAGGAGACCCGCGAGCCCCTCGTCCCCTACAACGCGGCCGGCGAGGCCAACGCCCCCATGCTCGCCTTCGGCGCCGCCGCCAAGGCGAACGGTCTCTGGCCCTTCATCAACATGAACCGCACCCATGTCGTCCCCCCGTGCAACATCACGGAGACCGAGGCCAAGGAGGGCCTCGCCGCCCTGGACGCGGCCCTGTCCGTGGCGGACGAACACACGGTGTGA
- a CDS encoding DUF3303 family protein, with product MRVLFKAEFDTEKSNETIRNGTLGKLMQASMEQVKPEAAYFTTDHGHRTCFMVFDMQDSSQMPSIAEPFFLELGADVTYTPVMNPEDLQKGLSALGR from the coding sequence ATGCGCGTCCTGTTCAAAGCAGAATTCGATACGGAGAAGTCGAACGAGACCATCCGCAACGGCACGCTGGGGAAGCTGATGCAGGCCTCCATGGAGCAGGTCAAGCCGGAGGCGGCCTACTTCACCACCGACCATGGCCATCGCACCTGCTTCATGGTCTTCGACATGCAGGACAGCTCCCAGATGCCGTCGATCGCCGAACCGTTCTTCCTCGAACTGGGCGCCGATGTCACGTACACCCCGGTCATGAACCCCGAGGACCTGCAGAAGGGCCTGTCGGCGCTCGGCCGCTGA
- a CDS encoding GntR family transcriptional regulator, with product MPGTGTGGGNGAVTRSTLRQQLADALRDEVLAGRLKPGQEFTVKEIAEQYGVSATPVREALVDLSAQGLLDAVQHRGFEVHAYSVADYRNMVEARILVTDGMFRRLGDRKVDPRTAAALAGVRRRGEEARRAATAGDLDILIGYDLRFWRELSALFGNPYLTDFLHRLRVQAWVCAVQHLRQTDVRTDPRTNDRTNDRTGDRAGERASDRACGGVNDRPDDLKGRLWADHTDLVDALSRRDTYTAQELIAGYDEQSLTLVERLADG from the coding sequence ATGCCCGGCACCGGCACCGGCGGCGGCAATGGCGCCGTGACCCGTAGCACCCTGCGGCAACAGCTCGCGGACGCGCTCCGTGACGAGGTGCTGGCCGGCCGGCTGAAGCCGGGGCAGGAGTTCACGGTCAAGGAGATCGCCGAGCAGTACGGGGTGTCGGCGACGCCCGTGCGCGAGGCGCTGGTGGATCTGTCCGCGCAGGGGCTGCTGGACGCCGTGCAGCACCGGGGTTTCGAGGTCCACGCGTACTCCGTGGCCGACTACCGGAACATGGTCGAGGCCCGCATCCTGGTCACCGACGGCATGTTCCGGCGGCTCGGCGACCGCAAGGTCGATCCTCGTACGGCCGCCGCCCTCGCCGGGGTCCGGCGGCGCGGCGAGGAGGCCCGGCGGGCCGCGACCGCCGGGGACCTGGACATTTTGATCGGCTACGACCTGCGGTTCTGGCGCGAGCTGAGCGCCCTGTTCGGCAACCCGTATCTCACCGACTTCCTGCACCGGCTGCGCGTGCAGGCCTGGGTGTGCGCTGTCCAGCACCTGCGTCAGACGGACGTCCGGACGGACCCCAGGACCAACGACCGAACAAACGACCGGACGGGCGACCGAGCAGGCGAGCGAGCGAGCGACCGGGCGTGCGGCGGGGTGAACGACCGCCCGGACGACCTCAAGGGCCGACTGTGGGCCGACCACACCGACCTCGTCGACGCCCTCTCCCGCCGGGACACGTACACCGCGCAGGAGCTCATCGCCGGGTACGACGAGCAGTCCCTGACCCTGGTGGAACGCCTGGCGGACGGATGA
- a CDS encoding protein kinase, with protein MEKLGPGDPQRIGAYRLLARLGSGGMGNVYLARSERGRTVAVKLVRQELAEQEEFRARFRQEVRAARQVGGYWTAPVLDADTEAGVPWVATGYVAGPSLQAVVGRDHGALPERSVRILAAGLAHALEDIHAAGLIHRDLKPSNVLVTIDGPRVIDFGIARALETVTDGGLTRTGALVGSPGFMAPEQVRGDRITPACDVFCLGSVLSYAATGNLPFGAANSGVHALMFRIAQEEPDLEGLPEGLYDVVRDCLRKDPAARPTLAQILQRTGAEDTVFAGRSRDPWLPSALVAQLGRHAVQLLDAEDPEESGGTRGAGVPGAGLAVAGAPGVAGGPADRGGPGAPDAAGQPSAAASSASSAAAASSVPDGAAAASPSGPAGRSSAPSAPGSGTPPVPAGPPSAPPVYPLGAPDSPYGGSGGSSGAPVSPPEHPAATPEGAVPPPPGAPGAGSLDRMPTQIVGAGSQPPPPSALPGPAPAGYGFPQQYTQQPAGGYGQQPGAAPGYGYPQGAPQTPYGAYGQGAYGGGQGPGAAPGQGLGPTPPYGPNPLYGPPPGAGPGGQPEPARGNRRSSALLVVVALVVALGAGGSVYALMKKGDDGGKEDDAKSGPATSAPETPGPATDQPTDPETSPDETTESPDAGTIPEDFLGTWNATIAGSDGADTRQLVIQQGEVGDTVLALTADGPLEGGGTYHCVFEAALTDEPADDGPLRIGPSTVTTGEPAASCSAGAATTVTLLPDGQLRRVDTAGKSVTYAKAD; from the coding sequence ATGGAGAAGCTCGGGCCGGGGGATCCGCAGCGCATCGGGGCGTACCGGCTGCTCGCGCGGCTGGGGTCGGGCGGCATGGGGAACGTGTACCTGGCCCGGTCCGAGCGGGGCCGTACCGTCGCCGTGAAGCTGGTCCGGCAGGAACTGGCGGAGCAGGAGGAGTTCCGGGCGCGGTTCCGGCAGGAGGTGCGGGCCGCGCGGCAGGTGGGCGGGTACTGGACCGCGCCGGTCCTGGACGCGGACACCGAGGCGGGCGTCCCGTGGGTCGCCACCGGGTACGTCGCCGGGCCGTCCCTGCAGGCCGTGGTCGGGCGGGATCACGGGGCACTGCCCGAACGGTCCGTACGGATCCTCGCGGCGGGGCTCGCGCACGCGCTGGAGGACATCCACGCGGCCGGGCTGATCCACCGGGACCTCAAGCCTTCCAACGTCCTGGTGACCATCGACGGGCCGCGCGTCATCGACTTCGGCATCGCGCGGGCCCTGGAGACCGTCACGGACGGCGGGCTCACACGCACCGGCGCGCTCGTCGGTTCGCCGGGCTTCATGGCCCCCGAGCAGGTGCGCGGCGACCGCATCACCCCCGCCTGCGACGTCTTCTGCCTCGGCTCCGTCCTCTCCTACGCCGCCACCGGCAACCTCCCCTTCGGAGCCGCCAACTCCGGCGTGCACGCCCTGATGTTCCGCATCGCCCAGGAGGAACCGGATCTGGAAGGGCTGCCGGAGGGTCTGTACGACGTCGTCCGCGACTGCCTGCGCAAGGACCCCGCCGCCCGCCCGACCCTGGCCCAGATCCTCCAGCGCACCGGCGCCGAGGACACGGTCTTCGCGGGCCGCTCCCGCGACCCCTGGCTGCCGAGCGCCCTGGTGGCCCAACTGGGGCGGCACGCGGTGCAGTTGCTGGACGCCGAGGATCCGGAGGAGTCGGGGGGCACGCGAGGGGCGGGAGTGCCGGGCGCTGGCCTGGCGGTCGCGGGAGCCCCCGGTGTGGCGGGAGGTCCGGCGGACCGTGGCGGCCCGGGGGCGCCCGACGCCGCCGGACAGCCGTCCGCAGCGGCTTCGTCGGCCTCGTCGGCGGCAGCGGCTTCGTCAGTTCCGGACGGGGCCGCTGCCGCGTCGCCGTCCGGTCCCGCGGGCCGGTCCTCGGCTCCGTCGGCGCCCGGTTCCGGGACCCCGCCCGTTCCCGCGGGCCCGCCGTCGGCTCCGCCCGTGTACCCGCTGGGCGCCCCCGACTCTCCGTACGGTGGCTCGGGGGGCTCGTCCGGTGCCCCCGTGTCCCCGCCCGAACACCCGGCCGCCACGCCCGAGGGTGCGGTGCCGCCTCCGCCGGGGGCGCCGGGTGCCGGGTCTCTGGACCGGATGCCGACGCAGATCGTGGGGGCGGGCTCGCAGCCGCCTCCGCCGAGCGCCCTGCCCGGGCCCGCACCCGCTGGGTACGGCTTCCCGCAGCAGTACACCCAGCAACCCGCCGGCGGGTACGGGCAGCAGCCCGGTGCCGCCCCCGGTTACGGCTACCCGCAGGGCGCGCCGCAGACGCCGTACGGGGCCTACGGGCAGGGGGCGTACGGCGGCGGACAGGGCCCCGGAGCCGCTCCGGGGCAGGGCCTCGGCCCGACCCCGCCCTACGGGCCGAACCCCCTCTACGGACCCCCGCCCGGGGCGGGCCCGGGCGGACAGCCCGAGCCCGCGCGCGGGAACCGGCGCTCCTCCGCGCTCCTCGTCGTCGTCGCGCTGGTCGTCGCGCTCGGTGCGGGCGGCTCGGTGTACGCGTTGATGAAGAAGGGCGACGACGGCGGCAAGGAGGACGACGCCAAGAGCGGCCCGGCGACGAGCGCGCCGGAGACACCGGGGCCCGCGACCGACCAGCCGACGGACCCGGAGACGTCCCCGGACGAGACCACCGAGTCGCCCGACGCGGGCACGATCCCGGAGGACTTCCTCGGTACCTGGAACGCCACCATCGCCGGTTCCGACGGCGCGGACACCCGCCAACTGGTCATCCAGCAGGGCGAGGTCGGCGACACCGTGCTCGCCCTCACGGCGGACGGCCCGCTCGAAGGCGGCGGCACGTACCACTGCGTGTTCGAGGCGGCGCTGACGGACGAACCGGCCGACGACGGCCCTCTGCGGATCGGCCCCTCCACCGTCACCACCGGCGAACCCGCCGCCTCCTGCTCCGCGGGCGCCGCCACCACGGTCACCCTCCTGCCCGACGGACAACTGCGACGCGTCGACACGGCGGGAAAATCGGTGACGTACGCGAAGGCCGACTGA
- a CDS encoding DJ-1/PfpI family protein has product MSDRKPVHLAVYDTYADWETGHTTAWLARGGYEIRTVGPGPSAVRTIAGVRIQPDGVLDELRPEESSLLVLTGADLWDTGDDLARFARKAREFLAAGVPVAAICGATAGLAREGLLDDRAHTSAAPLYLAATGYQGGERYVDADAVTDASGLLVTAGPTEPVALAREVLGLLGVYEGEVLDAWYRLFHDSDPEAYAVLEAAGQ; this is encoded by the coding sequence ATGAGCGACCGCAAGCCCGTTCATCTCGCCGTGTACGACACCTACGCCGACTGGGAGACGGGGCACACGACCGCGTGGCTCGCCCGGGGTGGCTACGAGATCCGGACGGTCGGGCCGGGTCCGAGCGCCGTGCGGACCATCGCGGGCGTGCGGATCCAGCCGGACGGGGTTCTTGACGAACTGCGGCCGGAGGAGAGCTCGCTGCTCGTCCTCACCGGCGCGGATCTGTGGGACACGGGTGACGACCTCGCGCGGTTCGCCCGGAAGGCGCGGGAGTTCCTGGCCGCCGGGGTGCCCGTCGCCGCGATCTGCGGGGCGACCGCCGGGCTCGCCCGGGAGGGGCTGCTCGACGATCGCGCGCACACCAGCGCGGCTCCCCTCTATCTGGCCGCCACCGGCTACCAGGGCGGTGAGCGGTACGTGGACGCGGACGCCGTGACCGACGCCTCCGGACTCCTCGTCACCGCCGGGCCCACCGAACCCGTCGCCCTGGCCCGCGAGGTCCTCGGCCTTCTCGGTGTCTACGAGGGCGAGGTCCTCGACGCCTGGTACCGCCTCTTCCACGACTCGGACCCGGAGGCGTACGCCGTTCTGGAGGCGGCGGGACAGTGA
- a CDS encoding adenylosuccinate synthase, which yields MPALVLLGAQWGDEGKGKATDLLGGSVDYVVRYQGGNNAGHTVVVGDQKYALHLLPSGILTPECTPVIGNGVVVDPSVLLSELSGLNERGVDTSKLLLSGNAHIITPYNVTLDKVTERFLGKRKIGTTGRGIGPTYADKINRVGIRVQDLYDESILTQKVEAALDVKNQVLTKLFNRRAISTDQVVEELLVYADKLAPYVTDTVLVLNQALEDDKVVLFEGGQGTLLDIDHGTYPFVTSSNPTAGGACTGAGVGPTKISRVIGILKAYTTRVGAGPFPTELFDADGEALRRIGRERGVTTGRDRRCGWFDAVIARYATRVNGLTDFFLTKLDVLTGWEEIPVCVAYEIDGKRVEELPYSQSDFHHAKPIYETLPGWSEDITSAKSFSDLPKNAQAYVKALEEMSGAPISAIGVGPGRDETIEINSFI from the coding sequence GTGCCCGCACTTGTGCTGCTCGGTGCTCAGTGGGGTGACGAAGGCAAGGGAAAGGCGACGGACCTGCTAGGTGGGTCCGTCGACTATGTGGTGCGCTACCAGGGCGGCAACAACGCCGGCCACACGGTAGTCGTGGGTGACCAGAAGTACGCCCTCCACCTTCTCCCTTCCGGGATCCTCACTCCGGAGTGCACTCCGGTCATCGGTAACGGTGTCGTCGTCGACCCGTCGGTCCTGCTCTCCGAGCTGAGCGGTCTGAACGAGCGCGGCGTCGACACGTCCAAGCTCCTGCTCAGCGGCAACGCCCACATCATCACGCCGTACAACGTGACCCTCGACAAGGTCACCGAGCGCTTCCTCGGCAAGCGCAAGATCGGCACGACGGGGCGGGGCATCGGCCCGACCTACGCGGACAAGATCAACCGCGTCGGTATCCGTGTCCAGGACCTGTACGACGAGTCGATCCTGACGCAGAAGGTCGAGGCGGCCCTCGACGTCAAGAACCAGGTCCTCACCAAGCTCTTCAACCGCCGGGCCATCTCCACGGACCAGGTCGTCGAAGAACTGCTCGTCTACGCCGACAAGCTCGCCCCGTACGTCACCGACACGGTCCTGGTCCTCAACCAGGCCCTTGAGGACGACAAGGTGGTGCTCTTCGAGGGCGGTCAGGGCACTCTCCTCGACATCGACCACGGGACCTATCCCTTCGTCACTTCCTCCAACCCCACCGCGGGCGGCGCCTGCACGGGCGCGGGCGTCGGACCGACGAAGATCAGCCGGGTCATCGGCATCCTCAAGGCGTACACGACCCGTGTCGGCGCCGGCCCGTTCCCGACCGAGCTGTTCGACGCGGACGGCGAGGCGCTGCGCCGCATCGGCCGCGAGCGGGGCGTCACCACCGGCCGGGACCGCCGCTGCGGCTGGTTCGACGCGGTCATCGCCCGTTACGCGACCCGCGTGAACGGCCTGACGGACTTCTTCCTCACCAAGCTCGACGTCCTCACCGGCTGGGAGGAGATCCCGGTCTGTGTCGCGTACGAGATCGACGGCAAGCGCGTCGAGGAACTCCCGTACTCGCAGTCCGACTTCCACCACGCGAAGCCGATCTACGAGACCCTGCCGGGCTGGTCCGAGGACATCACGTCGGCGAAGTCCTTCTCCGACCTGCCGAAGAACGCCCAGGCGTACGTGAAGGCGTTGGAGGAGATGTCCGGGGCGCCGATCTCCGCGATCGGGGTCGGCCCAGGCCGCGACGAGACGATCGAGATCAACTCGTTCATCTAG